A window from Purpureocillium takamizusanense chromosome 3, complete sequence encodes these proteins:
- the DBF4 gene encoding Cdc7p-Dbf4p kinase complex regulatory subunit (COG:D~COG:L~EggNog:ENOG503P0IC), which translates to MATISISPSPAPLVAMSSRRAPLTSNPNVANSPLRAPSALNGHPKQKRSYATVQREEAYGQPPPVKKQALENGSRPVRSPSKVAATAAATRTHVLVQRGGTARQTMSRDRVSRAAPAAQSTRTGQEADTQVWRSHYKAKFPKMVFYFESIPDDVRAKLVKRVTYFGARHEPFFSIDVTHVITTRQIPSERPQSSGQGAAEPSASDHQQSQQRQQQDEPEEQQPQTINPSLLDRNTAARRKLFLDFRQASVSSQQLDDPAKRNRARNNDILHKARDMGKKIWPLEKFQNMLSVLLEAEHQGGNASRNSTVRNHYGVSKSSHEPNLLQLLHNERINGPSDRDPTAVNRELVYFKGPFIHVWDMDEKQKPIMVREYPKVASKQDGEWPQFRSVGNGRCPFVEEIDVPDKEQRRSREREKARAAAAAAVAAAKREEAAQIPILKPPEMPVVKPVTGKRTLMEMEDGHNRGLRAVTPTEMHNPTKVVAPKLTDSRPQNAFISRAEGGRLFAGEPVASGMQPSNITSAIRSQMISSTSGINGVKAGTSKEVHGLQRKVLQKAAPASQDPSSRRLAEVSMEVASSRSTNMGRQTSRTVQTPDEDSQRTDGRDKRAQSQTLKSKKDLKPGYCENCQDKFRDFDEHILSRKHRKFAENNDNWSELDQLLSQLKRMPKYPGADSDDETW; encoded by the exons ATGGCCAccatctccatctctccTTCGCCAGCTCCTCTAGTGGCCATGTCTTCCCGGCGAGCTCCTCTCACAAGCAACCCCAATGTCGCCAACTCGCCTCTCCGAGCCCCCTCGGCCCTGAATGGGCATCCCAAACAGAAGAGGTCCTACGCCACCGTCCAGCGTGAGGAGGCTTACGGTCAGCCGCCTCCGGTGAAGAAGCAGGCTCTTGAGAATGGCTCTCGTCCCGTCCGCTCTCCGTCCAAGGTGGCGgcaacagccgccgcgacccgTACACATGTTCTTGTGCAGCGTGGCGGGACCGCTCGTCAGACGATGTCTAGGGACCGCGTCTCGAGGGCCGCTCCCGCAGCTCAATCCACGAGAACCGGCCAGGAGGCAGACACGCAGGTCTGGCGGAGCCACTACAAGGCCAAGTTCCCCAAGATGGTGTTCTACTTCGAAAGCATCCCTGATGATGTCCGCGCAAAGTTGGTCAAGCGAGTGACGTACTTTGGTGCC CGTCACGAACCCTTCTTTTCGATCGACGTGACGCATGTAATTACAACGAGGCAGATCCCGTCCGAGCGACCCCAGTCATCTGGCCAAGGTGCCGCCGAGCCGTCTGCGTCGGACCACCAGCAGTctcagcagcgccagcagcaagatGAGCCCGAGGAACAGCAGCCGCAGACTATAAACCCGTCGTTGCTCGATAGGAATACCGCCGCACGACGGAAACTCTTTCTTGATTTCCGCCAGGCGTCTGTGTcgtcgcagcagctggacgaCCCTGCCAAGCGGAACAGGGCTCGTAACAACGACATCTTGCACAAGGCTCGGGACATGGGCAAGAAGATCTGGCCCTTGGAGAAGTTCCAAAACATGCTGTCGGTGCTGTTGGAGGCGGAGCACCAGGGCGGTAATGCTTCACGCAACTCAACCGTGCGAAACCACTACGGCGTGTCCAAAAGCTCTCACGAGCCGAACCTGCTCCAGCTCTTGCACAACGAGCGTATTAATGGCCCCTCGGACCGAGACCCAACCGCCGTCAACAGAGAGCTGGTCTACTTCAAGGGGCCCTTTATTCACGTCTGGGACATGGACGAGAAGCAGAAGCCTATTATGGTGCGCGAGTATCCAAAGGTTGCCAGCAAGCAGGATGGCGAGTGGCCACAGTTCCGAAGCGTCGGCAACGGACGCTGCCCCTTTGTTGAGGAAATCGACGTCCCTGACAAGGAACAGCGAAGAAGTCGAGAGCGCGAGAAGGCacgggcggccgctgccgctgcggtgGCTGCGGCCAAGAGGGAAGAGGCGGCACAGATCCCCATCCTGAAGCCACCAGAGATGCCAGTAGTTAAGCCGGTGACCGGGAAGCGGACGCTGATGGAAATGGAGGACGGGCATAACAGGGGTCTCCGAGCTGTCACGCCGACGGAAATGCACAATCCCACCAAGGTCGTTGCCCCGAAGCTGACGGATTCCCGACCGCAGAACGCGTTCATTAGCCGCGCGGAAGGCGGCCGACTCTTTGCCGGGGAGCCTGTGGCCTCTGGCATGCAGCCGTCAAACATTACATCCGCCATCCGGTCGCAGATGATCTCGTCGACGTCTGGCATCAACGGCGTTAAAGCGGGCACGAGCAAAGAGGTTCACGGCCTTCAGCGCAAAGTGCTGCAGAAGGCGGCCCCTGCGTCTCAGGACCCCAGCTCCCGCCGTCTGGCAGAGGTTTCAATGGAAGTTGCATCTAGCCGATCGACCAACATGGGCCGCCAGACGTCCAGAACGGTGCAGACCCCGGATGAGGATTCCCAGCGCACAGATGGCAGGGACAAGCGTGCACAGTCACAGACGCTGAAGAGCAAGAAGGACTTGAAGCCGGGCTACTGCGAGAATTGCCAGGACAAGTTCAGAGACTTTGACGAG CATATCCTGTCGCGCAAGCATCGCAAATTCGCTGAGAACAACGACAACTGGAGCGAGCTCGACCAGCTACTGTCTCAGCTCAAGCGAATGCCAAAGTACCCCGGCGCGGACTCTGATGACGAGACTTGGTAA
- a CDS encoding uncharacterized protein (COG:K~EggNog:ENOG503P3ST), with protein sequence MEPDAAKRHQEQQQPSSAAEYTPSIVSPDSSQLSQQAPAWTSPDPGSSSRISGTFEFTSAPSDISVPSFDPAIAAFADMSFAQPPVASPYMQDGKSAPTGSSQAQQPDCFQRRDVHDKKRFKTDPDTPALDSIDYWINFDDDWDRLGSVEIDYSKRNDPIYNTRAAAVASTMPALGSGVYSTAVAPFREEDFIDDTAFDHTLSEDEDAFESTHHGDQLSAIDGRVPPAPAGPAPQGDKNFESSPRAWSRPDDGMRSEPMMEATPRQMSGNNIWEAMPRGANHTLSPDEQRRLLEIALNTGRMPGSFIPPNGFGIGFGAGLGARPPAEFEKRSSLSTERPSATPSWTSRGDEASEGAQKQQGKKPAAPKAGPTKKHGETGKPKSADRIAHNDVERKYRTNLKVKIAELRDAVPALQSPNADADSEGGSGNQGTPKVSKGTVLTKATEYIQQLEQRNKTIMQEHQQLARRLQAFETLFDNANRPDMMMPNHSMTLFDPRGFC encoded by the exons ATGGAACCAGATGCCGCCAAGCGGCATCAGGAACAACAGCAGCCCTCCAGTGCCGCCGAGTACACGCCTTCGATCGTTTCACCCGACTCCTCTCAACTCTCGCAGCAGGCTCCTGCCTGGACCTCGCCGGACCCGGGCTCCAGCTCGAGGATAAGCGGTACCTTTGAATtcacctcggcgccctcggacATCTCGGTCCCGTCTTTCGACCCAGCCATTGCCGCCTTCGCAGACATGTCCTTCGCTCAACCACCCGTGGCCTCGCCCTATATGCAAGACGGGAAGTCTGCGCCCACTGGGAGCAGCCAGGCTCAACAGCCAGACTGCTTCCAACGCCGCGATGTGCATGACAAGAAGCGTTTCAAAACAGAtcccgacacgcccgccctgGACTCAATAGACTACTGGATCAACTTTGACGATGACTGGGACAGGCTGGGCAGCGTCGAGATCGACTACTCCAAACGCAACGACCCAATATACAATACCAG ggccgccgccgtagcgAGCACAATGCCTGCCCTGGGCAGTGGCGTCTACTCCACTGCCGTGGCGCCATTCAGAGAAGAGGACTTCATTGACGACACGGCCTTTGATCACACGCTTtcggaggacgaggatgcctTCGAGTCGACGCACCACGGCGACCAGCTGTCCGCGATAGACGGTAGAGTTCCTCCAGCCCCGGCAGGCCCGGCCCCCCAAGGAGACAAGAACTTCGAGTCGAGTCCTCGGGCATGGAGCAGGCCAGACGATGGCATGCGCTCCGAACCGATGATGGAGGCCACGCCGCGGCAAATGTCGGGTAACAACATCTGGGAGGCAATGCCCCGCGGCGCGAATCATACGCTCAGCCCTGACGAGCAGAGGCGACTCCTCGAAATCGCCCTCAACACGGGTAGGATGCCCGGGAGCTTCATTCCCCCAAACGGATTCGGAATCGGATTCGGTGCCGGCCTCggtgcgcgcccgcccgctgagTTCGAGAAGCGGTCAAGTCTGTCCACGGAGCGACCGAGCGCGACACCGTCGTGGACGTCCAGGGGCGACGAAGCGTCGGAAGGTGCACAGAAGCAACAGGGCAAGAAGCCAGCCGCCCCAAAGGCCGGCCCGACCAAAAAGCACGGAGAGACAGGCAAGCCCAAGTCGGCTGATCGGATAGCACACAACGACGTGGAACGCAAGTATCGCACAAACCTCAAGGTCAAGAttgccgagctgcgcgacgccgtcccgGCGCTGCAGTCGCCAAATGCGGATGCCGACTCGGAGGGCGGAAGTGGTAACCAAGGGACACCAAAAGTGAGCAAG GGTACCGTCCTGACCAAGGCGACGGAATAcatccagcagctcgagcagcgaAACAAGACCATCATGCAGGAGCATCAGCAGCTCGCGCGTCGGCTGCAGGCCTTTGAGACGCTCTTCGACAACGCAAACCGACCAGACATGATGATGCCAAACCATAGCATGACGCTCTTTGATCCGCGTGGCTTCTGCTAA
- the ICP55 gene encoding Intermediate cleaving peptidase 55 (MEROPS:MER0013463~COG:E~BUSCO:EOG09261XGL~EggNog:ENOG503NTYX), which translates to MSLSRPPFRSGSQFPLRLLTSSRATSSASTRLHTSSRSTAKSRPSHATAPASRRAFASVSAADLKFGQPVYETHPHILKPGEITPGITAQEYADRRAALADAMTDGSVAVLHAAPLQYKSGAVFHPYRQESNFLWLTGWNEPDAVAIIEKTGPNRGDYIFRMFVKRKDPREEQWSGYRNGIEAAEDIFNADEAGSVDSVETVLPQILGAARLVYADTQGSQSAHTGSLWKFLAGRDAGPSKTPLYPVMNKLRVVKSPAEVANMRKAGQISGRAITEAMRQPWAQEKHLHAFLDYQLSINGCDGPAYIPVVAGGERANCIHYTVNNATLREDEFILVDAGGEYGTYITDISRTWPASGKFSAAQRDLYEAVLRVQRSSVSLCRESAHMSLEDIHGVTARGLVDQLRAIGFDVSMSSIDQLFPHHVGHYIGLDVHDCPGFSRREVLRRGHCVTIEPGVYVPDDERWPAQFRGMGVRIEDSICVDDDSPYILTTEAVKEVDDIEALRS; encoded by the exons ATGAGTCTCTCACGCCCACCATTCCGGAGCGGCTCACAGTTCCCACTACGTCTCTTGACCTCTTCCCGAGCCACATCCTCAGCATCAACACGCCTCCACACCAGCTCGCGGAGCACCGCGAAATCGAGACCTAGCCATGCGACTGCTCCCGCATCGCGAAGGGCCTTTGCCTCCGTTTCCGCGGCTGACCTCAAGTTCGGCCAGCCCGTCTACGAGACGCATCCTCACATCCTGAAGCCAGGCGAGA TAACGCCAGGAATCACGGCCCAGGAATATGCCGACCGACgagccgccctggccgatgccatgaccgacggcagcgtcgccgttctccacgccgcgccgctgcaaTACAAATCGGGCGCCGTCTTCCACCCCTACCGACAAGAGTCCAACTTTCTCTGGCTCACGGGCTGGAACGAGCCCGATGCCGTTGCTATCATTGAGAAGACGGGCCCCAATCGGGGTGACTACATCTTTCGAATGTTTGTCAAGCGCAAGGACCCCCGCGAGGAACAGTGGTCAGGATACCGCAACGGTatcgaggctgccgaggacatcttcaacgccgacgaggccgggtCAGTGGACAGTGTAGAGACAGTGCTGCCGCAGATTCTCGGCGCGGCGAGATTGGTCTACGCGGATACGCAGGGCTCGCAAAGTGCACACACGGGCTCGCTCTGGAAGTTCCTGGCCGGCAGAGATGCTGGACCCTCCAAGACGCCGCTCTACCCCGTCATGAACAAGCTTCGGGTCGTGAAGAGCCccgccgaggtggccaaCATGCGCAAGGCTGGTCAGATATCGGGTCGGGCCATCACCGAAGCCATGCGGCAGCCTTGGGCTCAGGAGAAGCATCTCCACGCCTTCCTGGACTACCAGCTCAGCATCAACGGATGTGACGGCCCGGCGTACATTCCCGTTgtagcgggcggcgagcgtgcgAATTGCATCCACTACACGGTCAACAACGCGACGCTTCGCGAGGATGAgttcatcctcgtcgacgccgggggCGAGTACGGTACGTATATTACCGACATCTCTCGCACgtggccggcctcgggcaAGTTCTCGGCGGCCCAGCGCGACCTCTACGAGGCGGTGCTCCGGGTGCAGCGCTCGAGCGTCTCGCTTTGCCGCGAATCGGCGCACATGTCGCTCGAGGACATTCACGGCGTAACGGCGCgcgggctcgtcgaccagctGCGGGCCATTGGCTTCGACGTGTCCATGTCGTCCATCGATCAGCTGTTCCCGCACCACGTAGGGCACTACATCGGGCTCGACGTGCACGATTGCCCCGGGTTCAGTCGACGAGAggtgctgcgccgcggccactgCGTCACCATCGAGCCGGGCGTCTACGTTCCCGATGATGAGCGCTGGCCGGCGCAGTTTCGTGGAATGGGCGTGCGCATCGAAGACAGCATTTGCGTCGACGATGACTCGCCGTACATTCTCACCACCGAGGCCGTTAAGGAAGTGGATGATATTGAAGCACTACGGTCATAG